In a genomic window of Bos mutus isolate GX-2022 unplaced genomic scaffold, NWIPB_WYAK_1.1 CTG206, whole genome shotgun sequence:
- the LOC102286240 gene encoding olfactory receptor 4A15, producing the protein MEQRRNVTEFVLLGLTQSVQGQKILFVVFLLIYIVTMVGNLLIVLTVVFSPSLDVPMYFFLGYLSFMDAVYSTTVTPNMIIDLLYVKKTISFQACMTQLFIGHLFGGAEILLLVVMAYDRYVAICKPLHYLTIMNQRVCVMLLLLAWVGGFLHAVVQLLFVYNLPFCGPNVIDHFICDMYPLLKLACTDTYIIGLTVVANDGAICVIIFMLLLISYGIILHSLKNLSQEGRRKALSTCGSHITVVVLFFVPCIFMYVRPPSTLPTDKSLTVFYTIITPMLNPLIYTLRNAEMKNAMKKLWTNKRK; encoded by the coding sequence ATGGAACAAAGGAGAAATGTAACTGAGTTTGTCCTCTTGGGACTCACTCAGAGTGTCCAGGGTCAGAAAATATTGTTTGTGGTGTTCTTGCTCATCTACATTGTGACGATGGTGGGCAACCTACTCATTGTCCTGACTGTGGTGTTCAGTCCAAGCCTGGATGTCCCTATGTACTTCTTTCTTGGCTACTTATCATTTATGGATGCTGTGTATTCTACTACAGTCACGCCAAATATGATCATAGATTTACTCTATGTAAAGAAAACCATTTCCTTCCAAGCTTGCATGACCCAGCTTTTTATAGGACACTTATTTGGTGGTGCTGAGATTTTGCTCCTGGTggtcatggcctatgaccgctatgtggccatctgcaaacccTTGCATTATTTGACCATCATGAATCAGCGAGTATGTGTTATGCTTCTTCTCCTGGCCTGGGTTGGTGGGTTTTTACATGCTGTAGTTCAACTTCTCTTTGTTTACAACCTTCCTTTCTGTGGCCCCAATGTCATTGACCACTTCATCTGTGATATGTATCCCTTGTTGAAACTTGCTTGCACTGACACCTACATTATTGGCCTCACAGTGGTTGCCAATGATGGGGCGATCTGTGTGATCATCTTCATGCTCTTACTCATCTCCTATGGGATCATCCTGCACTCCCTGAAGAATCTTAGTCAGGAAGGGAGGCGCAAAGCCTTGTCCACCTGTGGTTCCCACATTACCGTGGTGGTCCTCTTTTTTGTGCcctgtatttttatgtatgtgagACCTCCTTCCACCTTACCAACTGATAAATCCTTGACTGTGTTTTACACAATTATCACTCCTATGCTGAACCCTCTAATCTATACTCTGAGAAATGCTGAGATGAAAAATGCCATGAAAAAGCTCTGgactaataaaagaaaatga